In one Methylobacterium sp. SyP6R genomic region, the following are encoded:
- the hpnA gene encoding hopanoid-associated sugar epimerase — MNEAQHSSASTSGFEPGPVLITGASGFLGPALVDVFRAAGFPVRVLVRATSPRTNLTWPDVEIVEGDMRDPEAAAAGMRGMRYLVHAAADYRLWAPDPDEIVRTNRDGTRALMRAALEAGVERVVYTSSVATIKPHDDGTPADETRPLTPETAIGAYKRSKVVAERVVEEMVAREGLPAVIVNPSTPIGPRDVKPTPTGRIIVEAANGKMPAFVDTGLNLVHVDDVAKGHLLALHKGRIGERYILGGEDVLLSRMLADIAGLVGRKPPTVRLPRAAVYPVAFVSELAARITGKAPLATIDGIRMSRYRMFFSDAKARAELGYAARPYRDGLSDAVAWFRQAGYIR; from the coding sequence ATGAACGAGGCCCAGCACAGCAGCGCATCCACGTCCGGATTCGAGCCCGGCCCGGTGCTGATCACCGGCGCCAGCGGCTTCCTCGGCCCGGCGCTCGTGGACGTGTTCCGCGCCGCCGGCTTCCCGGTGCGGGTGCTGGTGCGCGCCACGAGTCCGCGCACCAACCTGACTTGGCCCGACGTCGAGATCGTCGAGGGCGACATGCGCGACCCCGAGGCGGCGGCGGCCGGCATGCGCGGCATGCGCTACCTCGTCCATGCGGCGGCGGATTACCGGCTCTGGGCGCCGGACCCGGACGAGATCGTGCGCACCAACCGCGACGGCACCCGGGCCCTGATGCGGGCGGCGCTCGAGGCTGGTGTCGAGCGGGTCGTCTATACGTCGAGCGTCGCCACCATCAAGCCGCACGACGACGGCACCCCGGCCGACGAGACCCGGCCGCTGACACCGGAGACCGCCATCGGCGCCTACAAGCGCAGCAAGGTGGTGGCCGAGCGGGTGGTCGAGGAGATGGTGGCCCGCGAGGGCCTGCCGGCGGTGATCGTCAATCCCTCGACCCCGATCGGCCCCCGCGACGTCAAGCCGACCCCGACCGGGCGGATCATCGTCGAGGCGGCGAACGGCAAGATGCCGGCCTTCGTCGATACCGGCCTCAACCTCGTCCATGTCGACGACGTGGCGAAGGGCCATCTGCTGGCCCTGCACAAGGGCCGGATCGGCGAGCGCTACATCTTGGGCGGCGAGGACGTGCTGCTGTCGCGCATGCTCGCCGACATCGCCGGCCTCGTCGGGCGAAAGCCCCCGACCGTGCGGCTGCCGCGGGCGGCGGTCTATCCCGTCGCCTTCGTGTCCGAACTCGCCGCCCGGATCACCGGCAAGGCGCCGCTCGCCACGATCGACGGCATCCGGATGTCGCGCTACCGGATGTTCTTCTCCGACGCCAAGGCGCGGGCCGAACTCGGCTACGCGGCCCGGCCCTACCGCGACGGCCTGTCGGACGCCGTCGCCTGGTTCCGTCAGGCGGGATACATCCGATGA
- the hpnC gene encoding squalene synthase HpnC, giving the protein MTTVTEARSGKGHRDENFPVASHLIHPRHRGPILDFYYYVRAGDDVADNAGLSPEQKITLLDRLADALTAEGPDDPEAAPLRRSLAERGLPPRHALELLDAFRMDAHKTRYETWDELAHYCRYSAVPVGRFVLDVHGEDPGRTWPTSDAICTALQVINHLQDCGKDFRNVDRVYLPRETLEKHGARIEDLAGERATPALRAVIKDLAQRCLDLLEEGRPLPDLIDDTRLAMEIAAIHRLAVLLARGLLVRDPLSEKVHHGKAAFALTALGAAATTLARRPFRRHLHPALRGARS; this is encoded by the coding sequence ATGACCACCGTCACCGAGGCGCGCTCCGGCAAGGGGCACCGCGACGAGAACTTTCCGGTCGCCTCGCACCTGATCCATCCGCGCCACCGCGGCCCGATCCTGGATTTCTACTATTACGTCCGCGCCGGTGACGATGTCGCCGACAATGCGGGTCTGTCGCCCGAGCAGAAGATCACGCTCCTCGATCGTCTCGCCGACGCGCTGACGGCTGAGGGCCCCGACGATCCGGAAGCCGCGCCCTTGCGCCGCTCGCTCGCCGAGCGCGGTCTGCCGCCGCGCCACGCACTCGAACTGCTCGACGCGTTCCGGATGGACGCCCACAAGACGCGCTACGAGACCTGGGACGAGCTGGCGCATTACTGCCGCTACTCGGCCGTCCCGGTCGGCCGCTTCGTCCTCGACGTGCATGGCGAGGATCCGGGCCGCACCTGGCCGACCTCGGACGCGATCTGCACCGCTCTCCAGGTGATCAACCACCTCCAGGATTGCGGCAAGGATTTTCGCAACGTCGACCGGGTCTACCTGCCGCGGGAGACCCTGGAGAAGCACGGCGCCCGGATCGAGGATCTGGCCGGTGAGCGCGCCACCCCGGCGCTCCGCGCCGTGATCAAGGACCTGGCGCAACGCTGCCTCGATCTCCTCGAGGAGGGCCGGCCCCTGCCGGATCTCATCGACGACACCCGGCTCGCCATGGAGATCGCGGCGATCCACCGCCTCGCGGTGCTGCTCGCCCGCGGTCTGCTGGTGCGCGATCCGCTGAGCGAGAAGGTCCATCACGGCAAGGCCGCCTTCGCGCTGACCGCGCTCGGCGCCGCCGCCACCACGCTCGCCCGGCGGCCGTTCCGCCGCCATCTCCATCCGGCCCTGCGGGGAGCCCGTTCGTGA